The following proteins are co-located in the Candidatus Phytoplasma asteris genome:
- a CDS encoding MetQ/NlpA family ABC transporter substrate-binding protein, whose translation MFKLSSLSSKTKKNLLFALLTISLLCNLLLGYFLWDAKKSLAHTPSNQKNHKLTVATALPTIKYFLEEYAKDRLKEYNIDLDVQYISSRFKQTNELLLNKKVDAKLDAHVHDLNIFNKENPNIPDQDKLTFSQVVYLAKFGLFAKPNTFNNLEEIKKNNHPNNLKILMPQDNFQRSLALRVLQELKIIEEINPERTLSTEEQFNLKTTDFKPTNLYPDIEYTTESDLMTITSRFLAPNDFDLCLNYPTLMGLGINNFISLGIMQKPTNLDDIIYSYTISLVTTNNNKNNWKIKILQDILKEEEAIAYMKKSQFATNFYMIPRQEVKQISKNIKDKYLGKTGAAPASN comes from the coding sequence ATGTTTAAACTATCTTCTTTATCTTCCAAAACTAAAAAAAATCTATTATTTGCCTTATTAACTATTTCTCTTTTGTGTAATTTGCTTTTGGGTTATTTTCTTTGGGATGCTAAAAAATCTTTAGCTCATACCCCTTCCAACCAAAAAAACCATAAATTAACAGTAGCAACTGCTCTGCCAACTATTAAATATTTTTTAGAAGAATATGCCAAAGACCGTTTAAAAGAATACAATATTGATTTAGATGTTCAATATATAAGTTCTAGATTTAAACAAACCAATGAATTACTTTTAAACAAAAAAGTTGATGCTAAATTAGACGCTCATGTACATGATTTAAATATTTTTAATAAAGAAAATCCAAATATTCCAGATCAAGATAAATTAACTTTTAGCCAAGTAGTTTATTTAGCTAAATTTGGGCTTTTTGCTAAACCTAATACTTTTAATAATTTAGAAGAAATTAAAAAAAACAATCATCCTAACAACCTTAAAATTTTGATGCCACAAGACAATTTTCAACGTTCTTTAGCTTTGCGCGTGTTGCAAGAATTAAAAATTATTGAAGAAATAAACCCAGAACGCACTCTTAGCACTGAAGAACAATTTAATTTAAAAACTACAGATTTTAAACCTACTAATTTATATCCTGACATAGAATACACTACTGAATCGGATTTAATGACAATTACATCTAGATTTCTTGCTCCTAATGATTTTGATTTATGTCTTAATTATCCTACTCTTATGGGATTGGGAATAAATAATTTTATATCACTAGGAATAATGCAAAAACCCACTAATTTAGATGATATTATTTATTCTTATACCATTTCTTTAGTGACTACTAACAATAATAAAAATAACTGGAAAATTAAAATTTTACAAGATATTTTAAAAGAAGAAGAAGCTATTGCATATATGAAAAAAAGCCAATTTGCAACCAATTTTTATATGATTCCAAGACAAGAAGTTAAACAAATAAGTAAAAACATTAAAGATAAATATTTAGGCAAAACAGGCGCTGCTCCTGCTTCTAATTAA
- a CDS encoding ABC transporter permease subunit, translating to MENNIFIRLWNVLAKNQLVWNGFKETLKITLIGCFIAFFLGLILGVLLYLFKIQKHYKRYWILNSLMNFFISTPFLILIVLLLKLILIPYFRMGYGFGTALFFLVLAIAPLFARHCEQAFLTTNPELYQTSFSLGATKFQFVTKFLLTETRSDIILKLASLFITSLAYSSVLQIVGHQGIAAVAIDNGYNGHYDFEPFFTRFDLIIVSVLLTFILTQTVYFLGNRIAFALDKR from the coding sequence ATGGAAAATAATATTTTTATTCGTTTGTGGAATGTTTTAGCTAAAAATCAATTGGTATGGAATGGTTTTAAAGAAACTCTTAAAATTACTTTAATAGGTTGTTTTATTGCTTTTTTTCTAGGGCTTATTTTAGGAGTTTTATTATATTTATTCAAAATACAAAAACATTATAAAAGATATTGGATTTTAAATAGTTTGATGAATTTTTTCATTTCTACTCCTTTTTTAATCTTAATTGTTTTATTACTAAAATTAATTTTAATCCCTTATTTTCGCATGGGTTATGGCTTTGGTACTGCCCTTTTTTTCTTAGTCTTAGCTATTGCTCCTCTTTTTGCTCGTCATTGTGAACAAGCTTTTTTAACTACTAATCCAGAATTATACCAAACATCATTTAGTCTTGGAGCAACTAAATTTCAATTTGTGACTAAATTTTTGTTAACAGAAACCCGTTCTGATATCATTTTAAAACTAGCTTCTCTTTTTATCACTTCCCTTGCTTATTCTTCTGTTTTGCAAATTGTAGGGCATCAAGGTATTGCAGCAGTGGCAATTGATAATGGCTATAACGGACATTATGATTTTGAACCCTTTTTTACTCGCTTTGATTTAATTATAGTATCTGTTTTGCTTACCTTTATTTTAACTCAAACAGTTTATTTTTTAGGAAATCGCATTGCTTTTGCCCTTGATAAACGCTAA
- a CDS encoding cyclic-di-AMP receptor — translation MKLIIAIVSSHDANKVQQSLIENSFFTTRLATKGGFLKEANATFILGVKEEQVPKALEIIKTHSHKKTQMIPKNIINEFSAYNSFPTEVSVGGATIFVLDVDQFLKV, via the coding sequence ATGAAATTAATTATAGCTATCGTTTCTAGTCACGATGCTAACAAAGTACAACAATCTTTAATAGAAAATAGTTTTTTTACAACTAGATTAGCTACTAAGGGAGGTTTTTTAAAAGAAGCTAATGCAACTTTTATTTTAGGAGTCAAAGAAGAACAAGTACCCAAAGCTTTAGAAATTATAAAAACCCATTCTCATAAAAAAACTCAAATGATTCCAAAAAATATCATCAATGAGTTTAGTGCTTATAATTCTTTTCCTACCGAAGTTTCTGTGGGCGGAGCAACGATTTTTGTTCTTGATGTGGACCAGTTTTTAAAAGTTTAA
- the rpsO gene encoding 30S ribosomal protein S15: MALTKEQKQEIIKQNSRFAKDTGSSEVQIAILSAEIKQLSEHLKQHPHDFHSKRGLFMKNSKRRNLVKYLANQN; encoded by the coding sequence GTGGCATTAACCAAAGAACAAAAACAAGAAATCATTAAACAAAATTCACGTTTTGCAAAAGACACAGGTTCATCTGAAGTTCAAATTGCTATTTTATCAGCAGAAATCAAACAATTAAGTGAACATTTAAAACAACACCCTCATGATTTTCACTCTAAAAGAGGTTTGTTTATGAAAAACAGCAAAAGACGTAATTTAGTAAAATATTTAGCAAACCAAAATTAA